A genomic window from Archocentrus centrarchus isolate MPI-CPG fArcCen1 chromosome 2, fArcCen1, whole genome shotgun sequence includes:
- the LOC115797731 gene encoding leucine-rich repeat-containing protein 3-like: MGASQSCRSAIKPSFSSLFFVGTLLLFSLIMTVTACPKVCHCTERNGMVVQCTSRNLENIPPNLPKDTVVLLLSTNRIRHIPKGAFTDLHRLRQLDLSHNALEIVEVGAFQGVSEALRTLDLSNNHLSSLPRDTFTKLHARIRLSHNPWHCECSLQEVLRELRLDPETVNEVSCFTSVQEEYVGQPVIQVLDSGINFCNFHHKTTDVAMFVAMFCWFSMVTAYIIYYIKHNQEDARRHMEYLKSLPSTSHMSKDYDTVSSVF; encoded by the coding sequence ATGGGGGCCTCTCAGAGCTGCAGGTCAGCCATAAAACCTTCTTTtagttctcttttctttgtgGGAAcacttcttctcttctctttgaTAATGACCGTCACTGCCTGCCCTAAGGTCTGTCACTGCACGGAGAGGAAcggcatggtggtgcagtgcaCGTCACGCAACCTGGAGAACATCCCGCCGAATTTACCCAAGGACACCGTGGTTCTCCTGCTCTCAACAAACCGGATCAGACACATCCCAAAGGGAGCCTTCACTGACCTCCACCGCCTCAGGCAGCTGGACCTATCCCACAATGCCTTGGAAATCGTGGAGGTTGGTGCCTTTCAAGGGGTTTCTGAAGCCCTGCGGACCTTGGACCTTTCAAACAACCACCTGAGCAGCCTCCCCAGGGACACCTTCACCAAGCTGCACGCTCGAATCCGCCTCTCCCACAATCCCTGGCACTGTGAGTGCTCTTTGCAGGAGGTGCTGAGGGAGCTAAGGCTCGACCCTGAGACGGTGAACGAGGTCAGCTGCTTCACATCGGTGCAGGAGGAGTATGTGGGACAGCCAGTGATCCAGGTCCTGGACTCGGGGATCAATTTTTGCAACTTCCACCACAAGACGACGGATGTAGCCATGTTTGTAGCCATGTTCTGCTGGTTCTCCATGGTGACAGCTTACATCATTTACTACATCAAACACAACCAGGAGGATGCCAGAAGGCACATGGAGTACCTTAAATCCCTGCCCAGCACCTCCCACATGAGCAAGGACTATGACACAGTGAGCAGCGTCTTTTAA